In Variovorax paradoxus, a single genomic region encodes these proteins:
- the ilvD gene encoding dihydroxy-acid dehydratase has protein sequence MTTPTDPNSKRFRSATIREGTIRATTRSFLHALGQDDEDIARPHIGVFHTGGEMSPCNLNLREQAQHAKTGIYAGGGTPHECPVVSISDGLTMAHSGMRFSLVSRELIADSVEASTRGHQWDGIFAIGACDKNLPGLMMGMLRCNVPSVFVHGGSALPGQMPGPDGRDLNVVDTYETIGKVLAGTATHDELDAMSRACLPTAGACAGQFTANTMGMVSEALGLAPIGSSMVPAVFSERAPLMRRAAKNLMKAVLGDGPLPRDIVTRKALENACAVVSATGGSTNAALHLPAIAHEAGIKFHLDDVAEVFARTPLIADLRPGGQYLARDVFYIGGAGVILRTLLEQGFLHGDVLTFTGRTMAEELAGALAPDGRVVREAGNPITRDGGLAVLKGNLCPDGALLKTAGLKGLVFRGPARVFNSEEEAQTAVQNRLYEAGDVIVIRNEGPKGSPGMREMLGITALLYGQGMGDKVALLTDGRFSGATRGLCIGYAGPEAADGGPIAALRDGDLIAIDARAEARSISVELSAEEIAARLAVREVNAGVARGGVLEKYALTVRPAHQGAVTHSGAVTWLRDES, from the coding sequence ATGACCACGCCCACCGATCCGAACAGCAAGCGCTTCCGCTCCGCCACCATCCGCGAGGGCACGATCCGCGCGACCACGCGCAGCTTCCTGCACGCGCTGGGCCAGGACGACGAGGACATCGCGCGCCCGCACATCGGCGTGTTCCACACCGGCGGCGAGATGAGCCCGTGCAACCTCAACCTGCGCGAGCAGGCGCAGCACGCCAAGACCGGCATCTACGCCGGCGGCGGCACGCCGCACGAATGCCCGGTAGTGTCGATCAGCGACGGGCTGACGATGGCGCATTCGGGCATGCGCTTCTCGCTGGTCTCGCGCGAGCTCATCGCCGACAGTGTGGAAGCCTCCACGCGCGGCCACCAGTGGGATGGCATCTTCGCCATCGGCGCCTGCGACAAGAACCTGCCGGGGCTGATGATGGGCATGCTGCGCTGCAACGTGCCCAGCGTGTTCGTGCACGGCGGCTCGGCGCTGCCGGGCCAGATGCCGGGGCCGGACGGGCGCGACCTGAACGTGGTCGACACCTACGAGACCATCGGCAAGGTGCTGGCCGGCACCGCCACGCACGACGAGCTCGACGCCATGAGCCGCGCCTGCCTGCCCACCGCCGGCGCCTGCGCCGGGCAGTTCACGGCCAACACCATGGGCATGGTGTCGGAGGCGCTGGGCCTGGCGCCGATCGGCTCGAGCATGGTGCCGGCGGTGTTCAGCGAACGCGCGCCGCTGATGCGCCGTGCCGCAAAGAACCTCATGAAGGCGGTGCTGGGCGACGGCCCGCTGCCGCGCGACATCGTCACGCGCAAGGCGCTGGAGAACGCCTGCGCGGTGGTGTCGGCCACGGGCGGCTCGACCAACGCGGCGCTGCACCTGCCGGCGATCGCGCACGAGGCGGGCATCAAGTTCCACCTCGACGACGTGGCCGAGGTGTTCGCGCGCACGCCGCTCATCGCCGACCTGCGCCCCGGCGGCCAGTACCTGGCGCGCGACGTGTTCTACATCGGCGGCGCGGGCGTCATCCTGCGCACGCTGCTGGAGCAGGGCTTCCTGCACGGCGACGTGCTCACCTTCACCGGCCGCACGATGGCCGAGGAGTTGGCCGGCGCCCTGGCGCCCGACGGCCGCGTGGTGCGCGAGGCCGGCAACCCGATCACGCGCGACGGCGGGCTGGCGGTGCTCAAGGGCAACCTCTGCCCCGATGGCGCGCTGCTCAAGACGGCGGGCCTGAAGGGGCTGGTGTTCCGCGGCCCGGCGCGTGTCTTCAATTCGGAAGAAGAAGCGCAGACCGCCGTGCAGAACCGCCTGTACGAGGCCGGCGACGTGATCGTGATCCGCAACGAAGGCCCCAAGGGCAGCCCCGGCATGCGCGAGATGCTGGGCATCACCGCCCTGCTCTACGGCCAGGGCATGGGCGACAAGGTGGCGCTGCTGACCGACGGGCGCTTCTCGGGCGCGACGCGCGGGCTGTGCATCGGCTACGCGGGGCCCGAAGCGGCGGACGGCGGCCCGATCGCGGCGCTGCGCGACGGCGACCTGATCGCCATCGACGCGCGGGCCGAGGCGCGCTCGATTTCGGTCGAACTGAGCGCGGAGGAAATTGCTGCGCGGCTCGCCGTACGTGAGGTAAACGCGGGGGTCGCGCGCGGCGGCGTGCTGGAAAAATACGCGCTCACCGTGCGCCCTGCCCACCAGGGCGCCGTGACCCACTCGGGCGCGGTCACCTGGCTGCGCGACGAGTCTTGA
- a CDS encoding Bug family tripartite tricarboxylate transporter substrate binding protein: MSFTRRQILQTSSASALMASLGQNVFAQATTHLETATIVTGFAAGGTSDTTCRRLATKLSPEYAKTAVVENRTGAGGQIAVGYVKGRPADGSTILQTPTSILTIYPHIYKKLPYDPMVDITPVSLACVFDFGFAVGPAVPASVKTVPEFLAWAKANPAGANYGSPASGSTPHFIGALLGKKGDVELKHAAYRGTQPAMLDLLGSNISAVSGPIGDITQHLATGKVRILGVSGAKRSRFVPDVPTFGEQGLKDMAHSEWFAFFLPAKASPEVVAKLNTAMKNALAQKDVIDGLGTFGLEAMSSTPAELTELLKKDTAKWAPIVKDVGFTAEG; this comes from the coding sequence ATGAGCTTCACGCGCCGCCAGATTTTGCAGACCTCCAGTGCATCCGCCTTGATGGCCAGCCTTGGCCAGAACGTCTTCGCGCAGGCGACGACGCACCTGGAGACCGCGACCATCGTCACCGGCTTCGCGGCCGGCGGCACCTCGGACACCACGTGCCGGCGCCTGGCGACCAAGCTCAGCCCCGAGTACGCGAAGACCGCCGTGGTCGAGAACCGCACCGGCGCGGGCGGCCAGATCGCCGTGGGCTACGTCAAGGGACGCCCGGCCGACGGCAGCACCATCCTGCAGACGCCGACCTCGATCCTCACGATCTACCCGCACATCTACAAGAAGCTGCCGTACGACCCGATGGTCGACATCACGCCCGTGAGCCTGGCCTGCGTGTTCGACTTCGGCTTCGCCGTGGGCCCCGCCGTGCCGGCCAGCGTGAAGACCGTGCCGGAGTTCCTGGCATGGGCCAAGGCCAACCCGGCCGGCGCCAACTACGGCTCGCCGGCGTCCGGCTCCACGCCGCACTTCATCGGCGCGCTGCTGGGCAAGAAGGGCGACGTCGAGCTCAAGCACGCGGCCTACCGCGGCACGCAGCCGGCCATGCTCGACCTGCTGGGCAGCAACATCTCGGCGGTGTCGGGGCCCATCGGCGACATCACGCAGCACCTTGCCACGGGCAAGGTGCGCATCCTGGGCGTGTCGGGCGCCAAGCGCAGCCGCTTCGTTCCCGACGTGCCCACCTTCGGCGAACAGGGCCTGAAGGACATGGCGCACAGCGAGTGGTTCGCCTTCTTCCTGCCGGCCAAGGCCTCGCCCGAGGTGGTGGCGAAGCTGAACACGGCCATGAAGAACGCGCTCGCGCAGAAGGACGTGATCGACGGCCTCGGCACCTTCGGCCTGGAAGCGATGTCTTCCACGCCCGCCGAGCTGACGGAACTGTTGAAGAAGGACACCGCCAAGTGGGCGCCGATCGTGAAAGACGTCGGCTTCACAGCGGAAGGTTGA
- a CDS encoding class II aldolase/adducin family protein produces the protein MNSPATTAPSALVHPSIHPDERAAREELAACYRVFAMLGWTEMIYNHITVRLPDSVTGGEKQFLINPFGLHYSEVTASNLVKIDLQGKVLDGSSYPVNPAGFVVHAAIHDGLPGAHCVMHTHTTAGVAVACLQGGLQQTNFYTAQLHDMVAYHDFEGITIHADEGPRLLKSIGDRNAVILRNHGLLAWGQTLPQTFAILWTLQRACEIQMATFSMGQAIPVSEEIARRCTRDALQFSPEHGAGQDVFNALVRQVDRIDPSYRN, from the coding sequence ATGAACTCACCCGCCACCACCGCGCCCTCGGCGCTGGTCCATCCCTCGATCCACCCCGACGAGCGCGCCGCGCGCGAGGAGCTCGCGGCCTGCTACCGCGTGTTCGCGATGCTGGGCTGGACGGAGATGATCTACAACCACATCACGGTGCGGCTGCCCGACAGCGTGACGGGCGGCGAGAAGCAGTTCCTCATCAACCCCTTCGGCCTGCACTACAGCGAGGTCACGGCCAGCAACCTGGTGAAGATCGACCTGCAGGGCAAGGTGCTCGACGGTTCGTCGTACCCGGTGAACCCGGCCGGCTTCGTGGTGCATGCCGCCATTCACGACGGCCTGCCCGGCGCGCACTGCGTGATGCACACGCACACCACGGCCGGCGTGGCGGTGGCCTGCCTGCAGGGCGGGCTGCAGCAGACCAACTTCTACACCGCCCAGCTGCACGACATGGTGGCGTACCACGACTTCGAGGGCATCACCATCCATGCCGACGAAGGCCCGCGCCTGCTGAAGAGCATCGGCGACCGCAACGCGGTGATCCTGCGCAACCACGGCCTGCTGGCCTGGGGGCAGACGCTGCCGCAGACCTTCGCGATTTTGTGGACGCTGCAGCGCGCCTGCGAGATCCAGATGGCCACCTTCTCGATGGGCCAGGCCATTCCGGTGAGCGAGGAAATCGCCCGCCGCTGCACGCGCGACGCGCTGCAGTTCAGCCCCGAGCACGGCGCCGGGCAGGACGTGTTCAACGCGCTGGTGCGGCAGGTGGACCGCATCGACCCGAGCTACAGAAACTGA
- the lplT gene encoding lysophospholipid transporter LplT → MKRGFYTIMSAQFFSSLADQALFVVAVDLMRTSGAPEWQRAALVPIFAVFYVVLAPLVGAFADALPKGKVMFISNAIKVLGCLMMLFGSHPLLSYSIVGLGAAAYSPAKYGILTELLPASQLVKANGWIEGLTIASILLGIVLGGALVGHAVSSKLLAFDFPFIDTGINSPAEAAITVLIFVYVLAAWFNTRIPHTGVEMRPLRANPEHGLVRNVAALLPDFWHCNARLWRDRLGQISLATTTLFWGAGGNLKYIVLAWAALALDYNTTQASALTGVVTIGTAVGAVVASMRMRLDMATRVIPMGIAMGLMVIAMNFIGNVWLAVPFLIMLGGLGGFLVVPMNALLQHRGHNLMGAGRSIAVQNFNEQACILLLGGFYSVCTGLGLSAYGAISAFGLVVAGCMWIIKRWHENNLKKYPEEVEHLLAIARSDKHH, encoded by the coding sequence ATGAAGCGCGGTTTCTACACGATCATGTCGGCCCAGTTCTTTTCGTCGCTGGCCGACCAAGCGCTCTTCGTTGTTGCGGTCGACCTGATGCGAACTTCGGGCGCCCCCGAATGGCAGCGGGCCGCCCTGGTCCCGATCTTCGCCGTCTTCTACGTGGTGCTGGCCCCGCTGGTGGGTGCCTTCGCCGACGCCTTGCCCAAGGGCAAGGTCATGTTCATCAGCAACGCCATCAAGGTGCTCGGCTGCCTGATGATGCTGTTCGGCTCGCACCCGCTGCTCTCGTATTCCATCGTCGGGCTCGGCGCGGCGGCGTATTCGCCGGCCAAGTACGGCATCCTGACCGAGCTGCTGCCGGCCTCCCAGCTGGTCAAGGCCAATGGCTGGATCGAAGGGCTGACCATCGCCTCGATCCTGCTGGGCATCGTGCTCGGCGGCGCGCTGGTGGGGCATGCGGTTTCCAGCAAGCTGCTGGCCTTCGACTTCCCGTTCATCGACACCGGCATCAACTCGCCCGCCGAGGCCGCGATCACGGTGCTGATCTTCGTCTACGTGCTGGCCGCCTGGTTCAACACGCGCATTCCGCACACCGGCGTCGAGATGCGCCCGCTGCGCGCCAACCCCGAGCACGGCCTGGTGCGCAACGTCGCGGCGCTGCTGCCCGACTTCTGGCACTGCAACGCCCGCCTGTGGCGCGACCGCCTCGGCCAGATCTCGCTGGCCACCACCACGCTCTTCTGGGGCGCGGGCGGCAACCTCAAGTACATCGTGCTGGCCTGGGCCGCGCTGGCGCTGGACTACAACACCACCCAGGCCTCGGCGCTGACCGGCGTGGTGACCATCGGCACGGCCGTGGGCGCGGTCGTGGCGTCGATGCGCATGCGGCTGGACATGGCCACCCGCGTGATCCCCATGGGCATCGCGATGGGGCTGATGGTGATTGCCATGAACTTCATCGGCAACGTCTGGCTGGCGGTGCCCTTCCTCATCATGCTGGGCGGCCTGGGCGGCTTCCTGGTGGTGCCGATGAATGCGCTGCTGCAGCATCGCGGCCACAACCTGATGGGCGCGGGCCGCTCCATCGCGGTACAGAACTTCAACGAGCAGGCCTGCATTCTTCTGCTCGGCGGCTTCTACAGCGTGTGCACCGGCCTGGGCCTGTCGGCCTACGGCGCCATCAGCGCATTCGGCCTCGTGGTGGCCGGCTGCATGTGGATCATCAAGCGCTGGCACGAGAACAACCTGAAGAAGTATCCCGAGGAAGTCGAACACCTCTTGGCCATCGCCCGCAGCGACAAGCATCACTGA
- a CDS encoding LysR family transcriptional regulator yields MGTNSFLKVLPEMVTFLRVAELGSFSAAADLLGMTPSAASRQVKRLEKEIGVQLLQRTTRQLRLTEPGAEAFARCRELVLAAQGTMDIAQRFSKKPAGLVRISAPKAFARRVLHPHILDFLEHYPEVDVQLIVADRDVDPIREGVDLVVRLTTEPPEGLVARRLMPVEHILCATPAYLARHGAIAHPLDLLAHSCLSLGEHERDNHWRFRQGSEETEVVVRGRYVSNHSEVRLDGALAGLGVACVPAFIARPALDDGSMVRVLADWEFQGNYHGHAFILYPPDRFMAPKCKVLVEHLLGALSGSSSGRARPRARS; encoded by the coding sequence GTGGGAACGAATTCATTTCTCAAAGTGCTGCCGGAGATGGTGACTTTCCTGCGGGTCGCCGAACTCGGCAGCTTCTCGGCCGCGGCCGATCTGCTGGGCATGACGCCGTCGGCCGCGAGCCGGCAGGTGAAGCGGCTCGAAAAGGAGATCGGCGTGCAGCTGCTGCAGCGCACCACGCGCCAGCTGCGGCTGACCGAACCCGGCGCCGAGGCCTTCGCGCGTTGCCGAGAGCTGGTGCTGGCGGCGCAGGGCACGATGGACATCGCGCAGCGCTTCTCGAAGAAGCCGGCCGGGCTGGTGCGCATCAGCGCACCGAAGGCCTTCGCGCGGCGCGTGCTGCATCCGCACATCCTCGACTTTCTCGAGCACTACCCCGAGGTCGACGTGCAGCTCATCGTGGCCGACCGCGACGTCGATCCGATCCGCGAGGGCGTGGACCTGGTGGTGCGGCTGACCACCGAGCCGCCCGAGGGGCTGGTGGCGCGCCGGCTGATGCCGGTCGAGCACATCCTGTGCGCCACGCCGGCCTACCTGGCGCGGCATGGCGCCATCGCGCATCCGCTCGATCTGCTGGCGCACAGCTGCCTGTCGCTGGGCGAGCACGAGCGCGACAACCACTGGCGCTTCAGGCAGGGCAGCGAAGAAACCGAGGTGGTGGTGCGCGGACGCTATGTGTCGAACCACAGCGAGGTGCGGCTGGACGGCGCGCTCGCGGGGCTGGGCGTGGCCTGCGTGCCGGCGTTCATCGCGCGGCCGGCGCTGGACGACGGCAGCATGGTTCGCGTACTGGCCGATTGGGAGTTCCAGGGCAACTACCACGGGCACGCATTCATCCTGTATCCGCCCGACCGCTTCATGGCGCCCAAGTGCAAGGTGCTGGTGGAGCACCTGCTGGGCGCGCTCAGCGGGTCTTCGTCAGGACGCGCACGGCCTCGGGCAAGGAGTTGA
- a CDS encoding 2-dehydropantoate 2-reductase gives MKICIYGAGAIGGWIGAGLAQAGQRLNVVARGATLEALQRDGLSLMRGSTGGEVRTRVPVNAVADPAELGVQDLVVIAVKAPALAGVAERIGPLIGADTIVLVAMNGVPWWFLEGGFGGEITGHRLAAVDPEGAIAKAIPARNVIGCVVHASCSLDGPGVVRHHFGNGLIVGEPSGEATPRVRKLVELLNAAGIDTTLSPQIQKDVWFKLWGNMTVNPISALTGCTTDLIMGDDYVRGFISAVMLEAKEIGRRIGIEITQSPEDRHAVTRKLGAFKTSMLQDVEAGRSVELDALVTVVRELGELTGVATPFTDALLGLARLRTRQLGLY, from the coding sequence ATGAAGATTTGCATTTACGGCGCCGGCGCCATCGGCGGCTGGATCGGCGCCGGCCTGGCGCAGGCGGGCCAGCGGCTGAACGTGGTGGCGCGCGGCGCGACGCTCGAGGCGCTGCAGCGCGACGGCCTGTCGCTGATGCGCGGCAGCACGGGTGGAGAGGTGCGCACGCGCGTGCCCGTCAACGCGGTGGCCGATCCGGCCGAACTCGGCGTGCAGGACCTGGTGGTCATCGCCGTGAAGGCGCCCGCGCTGGCCGGCGTGGCCGAGCGCATCGGGCCGCTGATCGGCGCCGACACCATCGTGCTGGTGGCGATGAACGGCGTGCCGTGGTGGTTCCTCGAAGGCGGCTTCGGCGGCGAGATCACGGGCCACCGGCTCGCGGCGGTCGACCCCGAGGGCGCCATCGCCAAGGCCATTCCCGCGCGCAACGTGATCGGCTGCGTGGTGCACGCGAGCTGCTCGCTCGACGGGCCCGGCGTGGTGCGGCACCACTTCGGCAACGGGCTGATCGTGGGCGAGCCTTCGGGCGAGGCCACGCCGCGCGTGCGCAAGCTGGTCGAGCTGCTGAACGCCGCGGGCATCGACACCACGCTGTCGCCGCAGATCCAGAAGGACGTGTGGTTCAAGCTGTGGGGCAACATGACGGTGAACCCGATCAGCGCGCTGACGGGCTGCACCACCGACCTGATCATGGGCGACGACTACGTGCGCGGCTTCATCTCGGCGGTGATGCTGGAGGCCAAGGAGATCGGCCGGCGCATCGGCATCGAGATCACGCAGAGCCCGGAAGACCGGCATGCGGTCACGAGGAAGCTCGGCGCGTTCAAGACCTCGATGCTGCAGGACGTGGAGGCCGGCCGCTCGGTGGAACTCGACGCGCTCGTCACCGTGGTGCGCGAGCTGGGCGAGCTGACCGGCGTGGCGACGCCGTTCACCGATGCGCTGCTGGGCCTGGCGCGCCTGCGGACGCGGCAACTCGGGCTGTACTGA
- the alr gene encoding alanine racemase, producing the protein MPRPILATVHTDALRHNLERTRRSALEARVWAVVKANAYGHGIERVYEGLRGADGFAMLDLAEAERVRALGWRGPVLLLEGVFDARDLELCSRLDLWHAVHCDEQIDMLAAHKTLKPQRVFLKMNSGMNRLGFTPERFGSAWTRLNALTQVDEISLMTHFSDADGARGIAHQLEVFEHFTRDLPGERSVANSAATLRHANLTRGDWVRPGIVLYGSAPDYPEHDAAHWQLKPTMTLSTQLIGVQTLKAGDTIGYGSNFTAEGPITIGVAAVGYADGYPRHCTTGTPVLVNGVRTRMVGRVSMDMITVDLTPVPDAKFGSEVTLWGNSAKTGAVLPIDEVARAAGTIGYELMCAVAQRVPFAPAAEGE; encoded by the coding sequence ATGCCGCGCCCCATTCTCGCCACCGTCCACACCGACGCGCTGCGTCACAACCTCGAGCGCACACGGCGCTCGGCCCTCGAAGCCCGCGTCTGGGCCGTCGTCAAAGCCAACGCCTATGGCCATGGCATCGAGCGGGTCTATGAAGGCCTGCGCGGCGCCGACGGCTTCGCGATGCTCGATCTGGCCGAAGCCGAACGCGTGCGCGCGCTCGGCTGGCGCGGCCCGGTCCTGCTGCTCGAAGGCGTGTTCGACGCGCGCGACCTGGAGCTGTGCTCGCGCCTGGACCTGTGGCACGCGGTGCACTGCGACGAGCAGATCGACATGCTCGCCGCCCACAAGACGCTGAAGCCGCAGCGCGTGTTCCTGAAGATGAATTCGGGCATGAACCGCCTGGGCTTCACGCCCGAGCGCTTCGGCTCCGCCTGGACCCGACTGAACGCGCTGACCCAGGTCGACGAGATCTCGCTCATGACGCACTTCAGCGACGCCGACGGCGCGCGCGGCATCGCCCACCAACTCGAGGTGTTCGAGCATTTCACGCGCGACCTGCCGGGCGAGCGCTCCGTCGCCAACAGCGCGGCCACGCTGCGCCACGCCAACCTCACGCGCGGCGACTGGGTGCGCCCCGGCATCGTGCTGTACGGCAGCGCCCCCGACTACCCCGAGCACGACGCCGCGCACTGGCAGCTGAAGCCGACCATGACGCTGTCGACCCAGCTCATCGGCGTGCAGACGCTGAAGGCCGGCGACACCATCGGCTACGGCTCCAACTTCACGGCCGAGGGGCCGATCACCATCGGCGTCGCGGCGGTCGGCTATGCCGACGGCTATCCGCGCCACTGCACCACCGGCACGCCGGTGCTGGTGAACGGCGTGCGCACCCGCATGGTCGGGCGCGTGAGCATGGACATGATCACCGTCGACCTCACGCCGGTGCCCGACGCGAAGTTCGGCAGCGAAGTCACGCTGTGGGGCAACTCGGCGAAGACGGGCGCGGTGCTGCCCATCGACGAGGTCGCGCGGGCCGCCGGCACCATCGGCTACGAGCTGATGTGCGCCGTGGCGCAGCGCGTGCCTTTCGCCCCCGCCGCCGAAGGCGAATGA
- a CDS encoding MerR family transcriptional regulator — protein sequence MNSPAARFLNPAEAAQRLGVSAKALRLYEQRGLLAPERTAAGWRSYGPEEMAKGAEIVALRTLGLSLAQVARVLQGDAAGLEPALAAHQALLEGRVRQLGGTIEKVRGLRADLARGQAPAAGELARLLQPAKGLGIAFELPWPWGGERFELRDIRPLNYIVGPLGSGKTRLALRLAETIPGAAFLGLDRTASPDAARAPAVAEALSWLEEDGATASEALVALLAGLAAEGPSALVVDLVEQGLDHATQQALIAHLRRRGPGSRPLFMLTRSCVILDLAAVGDDESIILCPANHSPPTLVAPYPGAAGYEAVATCLATPEVRARTEGVIAWRPERKAA from the coding sequence GTGAATTCTCCCGCCGCCCGATTCCTCAACCCTGCCGAAGCCGCCCAGCGGCTCGGCGTTTCCGCCAAGGCGCTGCGCCTGTACGAACAGCGGGGCCTGCTCGCGCCGGAACGCACCGCCGCGGGCTGGCGCTCCTACGGCCCCGAAGAGATGGCCAAGGGCGCCGAGATCGTCGCGCTGCGCACGCTCGGCCTGAGCCTCGCGCAGGTGGCGCGCGTGCTGCAAGGCGACGCCGCGGGGCTGGAGCCGGCGCTGGCGGCACATCAGGCCCTGCTCGAAGGCCGCGTCCGCCAGCTCGGCGGCACCATCGAGAAAGTGCGCGGCCTGCGGGCCGACCTCGCGCGTGGCCAGGCACCGGCAGCCGGCGAACTGGCGCGACTGCTGCAGCCGGCCAAGGGGCTCGGCATCGCCTTCGAGCTGCCGTGGCCCTGGGGCGGCGAGCGCTTCGAGCTGCGCGACATCCGGCCGCTGAACTACATCGTGGGCCCGCTGGGCAGCGGCAAGACGCGGCTGGCACTGCGCCTGGCCGAGACCATTCCTGGCGCCGCGTTCCTCGGGCTGGACCGGACGGCGAGCCCCGATGCGGCGCGCGCGCCGGCTGTCGCCGAAGCCTTGTCGTGGCTGGAGGAAGACGGCGCCACGGCCTCCGAGGCACTGGTCGCGCTGCTGGCCGGGCTCGCTGCCGAGGGGCCGTCGGCGCTGGTGGTCGACCTGGTGGAACAGGGGCTGGACCACGCCACCCAGCAGGCGCTGATCGCGCACCTGCGCCGGCGCGGGCCCGGAAGCAGGCCGCTCTTCATGCTCACGCGCTCCTGCGTGATCCTGGACCTGGCGGCCGTGGGCGACGACGAATCGATCATCCTCTGCCCCGCCAACCACAGCCCGCCGACGCTCGTCGCGCCGTACCCTGGCGCCGCGGGCTACGAAGCCGTCGCGACCTGCCTGGCCACGCCGGAAGTGAGGGCGCGCACGGAAGGCGTCATCGCCTGGCGGCCGGAAAGGAAAGCCGCCTGA
- a CDS encoding nuclear transport factor 2 family protein yields MQRITWAATAAAATLFLAACAPMGASKPGPTAQQEANRQAVLAFYEKGLNQKDADAALQYVGNRYVQHNPTAADGPEGFRKFVAFLREKFPKSHSEIKRSFVDGDYVILHVNAVREPGTRGSAIVDIFKLENGKIVEHWDVVQPVPETAANKNGMF; encoded by the coding sequence ATGCAGCGAATCACCTGGGCCGCCACGGCCGCCGCCGCCACCCTTTTCCTCGCCGCCTGCGCGCCCATGGGCGCGAGCAAGCCGGGCCCCACCGCGCAGCAGGAAGCCAACCGCCAGGCCGTGCTGGCCTTCTACGAGAAGGGCCTGAACCAGAAGGACGCCGACGCGGCCCTGCAGTACGTGGGCAACCGCTACGTGCAGCACAACCCCACGGCGGCCGACGGCCCCGAGGGCTTCCGCAAGTTCGTCGCCTTCCTGCGCGAGAAGTTTCCCAAGTCGCACAGCGAGATCAAGCGCAGCTTCGTCGATGGCGACTACGTGATCCTGCACGTGAACGCGGTGCGCGAGCCGGGCACGCGCGGCAGCGCGATCGTCGACATCTTCAAGCTGGAGAACGGCAAGATCGTCGAGCACTGGGACGTGGTGCAGCCCGTGCCCGAGACTGCCGCGAACAAGAACGGCATGTTCTGA
- a CDS encoding DMT family transporter, with protein MDSKQGNGTAAWGGPGARKRAGIGLAEVMLLLVAAVWGGSYAVAKQATQQLPVLEFIALRFGLTFVVLLPALGPLFGARWRQGLAVGGLLGANLLAIFVCETFGVSLTSASNAAFLISLCVAITPFVEWWLLGQRPARRVFWAAGLSALGAAMLSAASPTDLSLGWGDGLMVAAAFLRAVMVCMTRRLAGRHALPALTLTALQSGVMALGAAAISLVASPPNGAWHMPPATASFWWGMAYLVLLCTVFAFFAQNHAASRSSPSRVSLLMGSEPVFGALIAVYGFGERIGPWGWAGGLLIVAAAWWVTMPRADGR; from the coding sequence ATGGATTCAAAGCAGGGAAACGGCACGGCCGCATGGGGCGGCCCGGGCGCCAGGAAGCGGGCGGGCATCGGCCTTGCCGAAGTCATGCTGCTGCTCGTGGCGGCGGTGTGGGGCGGCAGCTACGCGGTGGCCAAGCAGGCGACGCAGCAACTGCCGGTGCTGGAGTTCATCGCGCTGCGCTTCGGCCTGACCTTCGTTGTGTTGCTGCCCGCGCTCGGCCCGCTGTTCGGCGCCCGATGGCGCCAGGGCCTGGCGGTAGGCGGCCTTCTTGGCGCCAACCTGCTGGCGATCTTCGTGTGCGAGACCTTCGGCGTGTCGCTCACGAGCGCGAGCAACGCGGCCTTCCTCATCAGCCTGTGCGTGGCGATCACGCCTTTTGTCGAATGGTGGCTGCTGGGGCAGCGGCCGGCGCGTCGCGTGTTCTGGGCGGCGGGCCTGTCGGCGCTGGGCGCCGCAATGCTCTCGGCCGCCTCGCCCACGGACCTGTCGCTCGGCTGGGGCGACGGGCTGATGGTGGCCGCGGCCTTCCTGCGCGCGGTGATGGTGTGCATGACGCGCCGGCTGGCCGGCCGCCACGCGCTGCCGGCGCTCACGCTGACGGCGCTGCAGTCGGGCGTGATGGCGCTCGGCGCGGCGGCGATCTCGCTGGTCGCGTCGCCGCCGAACGGCGCCTGGCACATGCCGCCGGCCACCGCTTCTTTCTGGTGGGGCATGGCGTACCTGGTGCTGCTGTGCACCGTGTTCGCGTTCTTCGCGCAGAACCACGCGGCCTCGCGCTCCAGCCCGAGCCGGGTGTCGCTGCTGATGGGCAGCGAGCCGGTGTTCGGCGCGCTCATTGCGGTGTACGGCTTCGGCGAGCGCATCGGGCCCTGGGGATGGGCCGGGGGCTTGCTGATCGTGGCGGCGGCGTGGTGGGTGACGATGCCGCGGGCGGACGGCCGCTGA